In one window of Gossypium hirsutum isolate 1008001.06 chromosome A01, Gossypium_hirsutum_v2.1, whole genome shotgun sequence DNA:
- the LOC121206261 gene encoding uncharacterized protein → MSSEAAEIMEKLKDKKVEYEATASIDSSVNFEDIDNRIINEVLGPERYGRVRFRGSGVNPTQYFGSSSHQYIPSGSQSQAEVQRLKDQIVQIQASTDEQISQLRAEAAAREAEAAAREAEQNRKYNELQHQLQSMMTMFHQFQNPPS, encoded by the exons ATGTCATCTgaggctgcagaaattatg gagaaactaaaagatAAGAAGGTAGAGTATGAAGCGACTGCTTCGAttgatagttctgttaattttgaggatattgataacagaattattaatgaagttttgggccctgaaaggtatggtcgggttagatttcgaggatctggtgttaacccgacccaatattttggatcctcCTCGCACCAATACATACCTTCCGGGAGTCAaagtcaagctgaagttcagaggttaaaagatcagatagttcagatacaagctagcacggatgagcaaatttctcaacttagagcggaggcagcagcgagggaggcggaggcagcagcgagggaggcggAGCAGAACAGGAAATACAATGAACTCCAGCATCAGCTTCAGTCTATGATGACTATGTTCCACCAATTTCAAAATCCGCCATCATAG